A genome region from Candidatus Nitrospira nitrificans includes the following:
- a CDS encoding AbrB/MazE/SpoVT family DNA-binding domain-containing protein, producing the protein MIKKLTKHGNSLALVIDRGVLDLLEIDAETPLHIKTDGKCLIVTPAQDAARQKKFRAALAKVNRQYGPALKKLAE; encoded by the coding sequence ATGATCAAAAAACTAACCAAGCACGGCAACAGCCTGGCTCTTGTGATCGATCGGGGAGTGCTGGATCTGCTGGAGATTGACGCCGAGACGCCGCTCCACATCAAGACGGACGGGAAGTGTCTCATCGTGACGCCCGCCCAGGATGCCGCTCGCCAAAAGAAATTCCGCGCTGCCTTAGCCAAGGTAAATCGGCAATACGGTCCGGCGTTGAAGAAACTTGCGGAATAG
- a CDS encoding type II toxin-antitoxin system death-on-curing family toxin, with translation MEPLFLTLEEVLEIHRDEIERHGGTLGVRDNGLLESAVATPQSGFGGHYLHGDLYEMAAAYLFHLAQNHPFLDGNKRVGAATALVFLTMNGIKTKMTNQVLVEMVLAVAKGKMDKPAIAEFLRKHSNS, from the coding sequence ATGGAACCTCTGTTTCTCACATTGGAGGAAGTGCTGGAGATCCACCGCGATGAAATTGAACGGCATGGCGGGACGTTGGGAGTCCGTGACAATGGGCTGCTCGAATCTGCGGTCGCTACCCCTCAGTCCGGATTTGGTGGGCACTATCTGCACGGTGATCTGTATGAAATGGCCGCAGCCTATCTCTTTCACCTTGCGCAAAATCATCCATTTTTAGATGGAAATAAGCGGGTGGGGGCAGCCACGGCTCTTGTGTTTCTAACTATGAATGGTATTAAAACAAAGATGACAAATCAGGTGCTGGTCGAGATGGTGCTTGCAGTGGCCAAAGGGAAGATGGACAAACCGGCCATCGCAGAATTCCTCCGCAAACATTCCAACTCATAA